A stretch of the Candidatus Cetobacterium colombiensis genome encodes the following:
- a CDS encoding thiamine ABC transporter substrate-binding protein, with amino-acid sequence MKKTVLTGLFLISLVSLGEELVVYGPESMKWIETSAGEMFKEKTGATIKYIPIDGLIPRMKLEKKNPKADIVVGLTDINYLEAKKDGLIKNYKPTTAKNIVKEEFIIDKDWSVTPIDYGMLALNYNYDKTKKDLKTFEDLKEYPKELLIQDPRSFTGEAFMLWTIGVYGEDWLKFWEGLKPSILTVSSGWSDSFAKFSVGEGAIMSGYASSSIYFYQDGNQDKYKSYIPEEGGYVYLEGAALVNKKKTKESAEKFLNFVLEPEFQKLALEKNYMFPVIDYKLPEDYKFVPTTSKIVRLDAEKVNENMEKWKKQLIEVLKK; translated from the coding sequence ATGAAAAAAACAGTTTTAACAGGATTATTTTTAATAAGTTTAGTATCATTAGGTGAAGAGCTTGTAGTTTATGGACCTGAGTCAATGAAATGGATTGAAACTTCAGCTGGTGAAATGTTTAAAGAAAAAACAGGAGCAACAATAAAGTATATACCAATTGATGGTCTTATACCAAGAATGAAATTAGAAAAGAAAAATCCTAAGGCAGATATAGTTGTAGGGCTTACAGATATAAACTATTTAGAGGCTAAAAAAGATGGACTTATAAAAAATTATAAACCAACAACAGCAAAAAATATTGTAAAAGAGGAATTTATAATTGATAAAGATTGGTCAGTTACACCAATTGATTATGGAATGTTAGCATTAAATTATAACTATGATAAAACAAAAAAAGATTTAAAAACATTTGAAGATTTAAAAGAATATCCAAAGGAACTATTAATTCAAGATCCTAGAAGTTTCACAGGGGAAGCTTTCATGCTTTGGACAATTGGAGTTTATGGAGAAGATTGGTTAAAATTTTGGGAAGGGTTAAAACCAAGTATTTTAACTGTTTCTTCAGGATGGTCAGACTCTTTTGCTAAATTCTCTGTAGGAGAGGGAGCTATCATGAGTGGATATGCTTCTAGTTCAATATATTTTTATCAAGATGGAAACCAAGATAAATATAAAAGTTATATTCCTGAAGAGGGAGGATATGTTTATTTAGAGGGAGCTGCATTGGTAAATAAAAAGAAAACAAAAGAATCTGCAGAAAAGTTCTTAAACTTTGTTTTAGAACCTGAATTTCAAAAGTTAGCTTTAGAAAAAAATTATATGTTCCCAGTGATAGATTATAAACTTCCAGAGGATTATAAATTTGTTCCTACAACAAGTAAAATAGTGAGATTAGATGCAGAAAAAGTAAATGAAAATATGGAAAAATGGAAAAAACAATTAATTGAGGTACTTAAAAAGTAA
- a CDS encoding nucleoside recognition domain-containing protein, whose amino-acid sequence MINAIWLGLILIGIVISMFTGNVQVVTDSVISSSKTAVEISIGLIGIMAFWLGLMRVAEEAGLVKALGRGLRPIMRRLFPEIPEDHPAVGSIVANVAANFFGLGNAATPLGIKAMQELQELNDNKEEATDAMVLFLAINTSSVTLISSSVIAYRAAANSGNVTEIIAPTIIATAISTVVAIITCKVLQKLPSFKREPFSKSESTGGDR is encoded by the coding sequence ATGATAAATGCAATATGGTTAGGACTTATCTTAATTGGAATTGTTATTTCAATGTTCACCGGAAATGTCCAAGTAGTAACAGATTCAGTTATATCATCATCAAAGACAGCGGTAGAAATTTCTATCGGTTTAATTGGAATAATGGCTTTTTGGCTAGGGTTAATGAGAGTTGCTGAAGAAGCAGGTTTAGTTAAAGCTTTAGGAAGAGGATTAAGACCTATAATGAGAAGATTGTTTCCAGAAATACCAGAGGATCATCCAGCAGTTGGAAGTATAGTGGCAAACGTTGCTGCAAACTTTTTTGGATTAGGAAATGCAGCTACTCCGTTAGGAATAAAAGCTATGCAAGAGTTACAAGAATTAAATGACAATAAAGAGGAAGCTACAGATGCGATGGTATTATTTTTAGCTATAAATACATCTTCTGTTACACTTATATCCTCAAGTGTAATAGCATATAGAGCTGCTGCCAACTCTGGTAATGTAACTGAAATAATAGCACCAACAATAATAGCTACAGCAATTTCAACTGTTGTTGCAATAATAACATGTAAAGTTTTACAAAAATTACCAAGCTTTAAAAGAGAACCTTTTTCAAAATCAGAGAGCACAGGAGGGGATAGATAA
- a CDS encoding UvrD-helicase domain-containing protein produces the protein MKGIVLKASAGTGKTYRLSLEYLATLLKGENYKNILVMTFTKKATSEIQERVILFLEEMYRDKESSLYENLKALYPEIDLSFENVRKVYYEVLDNKDRLKISTIDGFINNIFKNVIAPYLNIFSYEIIDDTENVEILLKCFEKIVEDKNEFDRFKIFLQNRTERSVEKYLEILKKLIDNRWKLILISQSENLKSKDEHKEDISIDKLIKHLTDAFLSVKEKKKDGKDLSDYMGKVIKWILEKDSSKHKEYAVENWNDILKSEKCWDGRRVRTTTKIDLSCEIEILQRAFDELKGQISKEVFNQEILTFEKEILYFIENLYSVYDNIKFNEKRFTHLDISSYMFQYIDKEEINLIKDGYITQYFKDIFDSEFKTVFIDEFQDTSVLQWRILKGLINSCENLICVGDEKQSIYGWRGGEKSLFENLPSIIGVEEETMSVSYRSCKNIVDFTNNIFSGVAETYEEIATINEHNHRWEFTPVDGKSEELGYFEVIKKKEPLEDEEEELVEEDMIETMVDSIEENFSGNYGGIGIIARSNKQLNEISNALSDRKIPFVIDSSDSIIYHRAVNPIFKVLKFSVNRDVFSLLEFLRSDVVKIGNDELKVILKNKDVLESYLFPKDNEESISLSEEFHTLLDTLERIKRIVSKGLDNRNFVLDIIEEFNLPKLFHGKSDLKNIFQFLEMSKEHENIFDFYNSLIDEKENPKFKQVSLEEEKAITLLSIHKSKGLEFETVYYFHQEQKKGSNSGIQFHIDFKSPFNEIENFIFVDKKYEKVLNYLGEDYLFLKELEIKQEQEEINNIYVALTRAKKNLFLVMGESGNEYLKNSIDGLFNLKCGKITRSEKAEATQRMKNIELLNAIDFIEKKVEECEQPNRAILVDVVTEEKRRVGNAIHYYLEFIINNTLEEHLEARIRTYSKYASIIGEERLKNILDGQEFKNFFLENPIIFSEEWDFIYPEYEIYDEGQLKRIDRIMIKKATQSTNGRILVVDYKTGGINQAQLDEYIEIVKNHLSKLDEIENYIVSGEFLEIRL, from the coding sequence ATGAAAGGGATAGTTTTAAAGGCTAGTGCTGGAACAGGAAAAACATATAGACTGTCTTTAGAGTATTTAGCTACTCTTTTGAAAGGTGAAAATTATAAAAATATTTTAGTAATGACCTTCACAAAAAAGGCAACTTCTGAGATTCAAGAAAGAGTAATACTTTTTTTAGAGGAGATGTACAGAGATAAAGAATCTAGTTTATACGAAAATTTAAAAGCTCTTTATCCAGAAATAGATCTATCTTTTGAAAATGTAAGAAAAGTTTACTATGAAGTTTTAGATAATAAAGATAGACTTAAAATATCCACAATAGATGGATTTATAAATAATATATTTAAAAATGTTATAGCTCCATATTTAAATATTTTTTCATATGAGATTATTGATGATACAGAAAATGTAGAGATACTTTTAAAATGTTTTGAAAAAATTGTAGAGGATAAAAATGAGTTTGATAGATTTAAAATCTTTTTACAAAATAGAACAGAACGTAGTGTGGAAAAATACTTAGAAATACTTAAAAAATTAATAGATAATAGATGGAAATTAATTTTAATCTCTCAATCAGAGAATTTAAAAAGTAAAGATGAACATAAAGAGGATATATCTATAGATAAACTTATAAAACATTTAACAGATGCTTTTTTATCAGTAAAAGAGAAGAAAAAAGATGGTAAAGATTTATCTGATTATATGGGGAAAGTTATAAAATGGATTTTAGAAAAAGATAGTTCTAAACATAAAGAGTATGCAGTAGAAAATTGGAACGATATTTTAAAAAGTGAAAAGTGTTGGGATGGTCGTAGAGTAAGAACAACTACTAAAATAGATTTAAGTTGTGAGATAGAAATTCTACAAAGAGCTTTTGATGAATTAAAAGGTCAAATATCTAAAGAGGTATTTAATCAAGAGATACTAACCTTTGAAAAAGAGATTTTATACTTTATTGAAAATCTTTATTCTGTCTATGATAATATAAAATTTAATGAAAAAAGATTTACTCACTTAGATATAAGTAGTTATATGTTTCAATATATAGATAAAGAAGAGATCAATCTAATAAAAGATGGATATATAACACAATATTTTAAAGATATATTTGATAGTGAATTTAAAACAGTTTTTATAGATGAGTTTCAAGATACGAGTGTTCTTCAATGGAGAATATTAAAAGGACTTATAAATAGCTGTGAAAATTTAATCTGTGTTGGAGATGAAAAACAAAGTATATATGGTTGGAGAGGGGGAGAGAAATCTCTTTTTGAAAACCTTCCAAGTATAATAGGTGTAGAAGAGGAAACTATGAGTGTATCTTATCGTAGCTGCAAAAATATTGTTGATTTTACCAATAATATATTTAGTGGTGTAGCAGAAACATATGAAGAGATAGCTACAATAAATGAACATAATCATAGATGGGAATTTACTCCTGTAGATGGAAAAAGTGAGGAGTTAGGTTACTTTGAAGTTATAAAGAAAAAGGAACCTTTAGAAGATGAAGAGGAAGAATTAGTTGAAGAAGATATGATTGAAACAATGGTAGATTCTATAGAGGAAAATTTCTCAGGAAATTATGGTGGTATTGGAATAATTGCTAGAAGTAATAAGCAGTTAAATGAAATATCAAATGCTTTAAGTGATAGAAAGATACCTTTTGTAATAGATTCTAGTGATTCAATAATTTATCATAGAGCTGTTAATCCAATTTTTAAGGTCTTAAAATTTAGTGTAAATAGAGATGTATTTTCTCTTTTGGAATTTTTAAGAAGTGATGTTGTAAAAATTGGAAACGATGAATTAAAAGTTATTTTAAAAAATAAAGACGTATTAGAAAGTTATCTTTTTCCAAAAGATAATGAGGAAAGTATTTCATTAAGTGAAGAGTTTCATACGTTACTAGATACTTTAGAAAGAATAAAGAGAATTGTAAGTAAAGGCTTAGATAATAGAAACTTTGTGTTAGACATAATAGAGGAGTTTAATCTACCAAAATTGTTTCATGGAAAATCAGATTTAAAAAATATATTTCAATTTTTAGAAATGTCCAAAGAACATGAAAATATATTTGATTTCTATAACTCTTTAATAGATGAAAAAGAAAATCCAAAGTTTAAACAAGTTTCTTTAGAAGAGGAAAAAGCTATAACTCTTTTAAGTATACATAAATCAAAAGGATTGGAGTTTGAAACAGTATATTATTTCCATCAAGAACAGAAAAAAGGTTCAAATAGCGGAATACAGTTTCATATAGATTTTAAATCACCGTTTAATGAGATAGAAAACTTTATATTTGTAGATAAAAAATATGAAAAGGTTTTAAATTATCTAGGTGAGGATTATTTATTTTTAAAAGAACTAGAAATAAAACAAGAGCAAGAGGAAATAAATAATATATATGTGGCACTTACAAGAGCTAAAAAGAATCTATTTTTAGTTATGGGAGAAAGTGGAAATGAATACCTAAAGAATTCAATAGATGGACTATTTAATCTAAAGTGTGGTAAAATTACTAGAAGCGAAAAAGCAGAAGCTACTCAAAGAATGAAAAATATAGAACTTTTAAATGCTATAGATTTTATTGAAAAAAAAGTAGAAGAGTGTGAACAACCAAATAGAGCTATACTAGTTGATGTGGTAACTGAGGAAAAAAGAAGAGTGGGAAATGCTATTCACTATTACTTAGAATTTATTATAAACAATACTTTAGAAGAACATCTAGAAGCTAGAATTAGAACCTATTCTAAATATGCATCTATAATAGGTGAAGAGAGATTAAAAAATATTCTAGATGGACAAGAGTTTAAAAATTTCTTTTTAGAAAATCCAATTATTTTTTCAGAAGAGTGGGATTTTATATACCCAGAGTATGAAATATATGATGAAGGACAATTAAAAAGAATAGATAGGATTATGATAAAAAAAGCTACTCAAAGTACAAATGGTAGAATATTAGTAGTAGATTATAAAACTGGAGGAATTAATCAAGCTCAGTTAGATGAATATATTGAAATTGTAAAAAATCATTTATCGAAATTGGATGAAATTGAGAACTATATAGTGTCTGGTGAGTTTTTAGAAATTAGACTATAA
- a CDS encoding ABC transporter permease, whose product MKKNRSYSYIYLILWGVPLIFFIRDFFNFEDIKSLNLYETWELFKISLTQGVLSVFFATIVAIIPAYYMSYRKNILTKMLEGLIFIPFFFPTISTVVAFTLIFNLPILKNFNVLYTLKAIIFANVFYNSPIMIKYLSEGMRNIPKNIIEAGKIDGLNEIGIFFRIKLPLIFPQVFRGMFLVFIYTFTSFGIVLALGGIRYSNLEVEIANTLLRDANFSKALILGIIQFIFLIIINLLGDFYSPYELQDEYKEKRVSIGTKIYSFIYLLLEYSIVAIGIFYGFYNYYTGKFSLNGFFRLFTSEFNITYPVLQGIRNSLLLASITPLFVIVFTYLILKNFSRLTSTIVFSTMGFSSAFLGIALIYINILYDIKLWILLVIGYFLITVPIAYSFMYQYVREFPKDILDLAKIDALSPFKTFILVEFPILKNVFLGTYLQIFAIILGEFTISYSMQLGREFPTIALVNYSLFSDKKLLEGAALSSINIIIVAVLFYLSNKITEKNNGGK is encoded by the coding sequence ATGAAAAAGAATAGATCCTATAGTTATATCTATCTTATTCTATGGGGAGTTCCTTTAATATTTTTTATAAGAGATTTTTTTAATTTTGAAGATATTAAAAGTTTAAATTTATATGAAACTTGGGAACTTTTTAAAATATCTTTAACTCAAGGTGTATTGTCGGTATTTTTTGCAACAATAGTAGCTATAATACCGGCATACTATATGAGTTATAGAAAAAATATTCTTACAAAAATGTTAGAAGGGTTAATATTTATTCCTTTTTTCTTTCCAACAATATCCACAGTAGTTGCTTTTACTCTTATATTTAATCTGCCAATCTTGAAAAATTTTAATGTGCTATATACTTTAAAAGCTATAATTTTTGCAAATGTATTTTATAATAGCCCTATAATGATTAAATATCTAAGTGAAGGGATGAGAAATATCCCTAAAAATATAATTGAGGCTGGAAAAATAGATGGATTAAATGAAATAGGAATTTTTTTCAGAATTAAATTACCATTAATATTTCCCCAAGTATTTAGGGGAATGTTTTTAGTTTTTATTTATACGTTTACATCTTTTGGAATAGTTTTAGCATTGGGTGGAATTAGATATTCAAACTTAGAGGTAGAAATAGCTAATACATTATTAAGAGATGCTAATTTTTCAAAAGCTTTAATATTAGGAATAATTCAATTTATATTTTTAATTATAATAAATCTTTTAGGAGATTTTTATTCTCCTTATGAGCTTCAAGATGAGTATAAAGAGAAAAGAGTATCTATAGGAACAAAAATATACTCTTTTATTTATTTGCTTTTAGAATATTCAATAGTAGCAATTGGAATTTTTTATGGGTTTTATAATTATTATACAGGTAAATTCTCTTTAAATGGCTTTTTTAGACTGTTTACAAGTGAATTCAATATAACTTACCCTGTATTACAAGGAATTAGAAATTCGCTGCTATTAGCTTCTATAACACCACTATTTGTTATAGTATTTACATACTTAATACTTAAAAATTTTAGTAGATTAACAAGTACAATTGTTTTTTCTACAATGGGATTTTCAAGTGCATTTTTAGGAATTGCTTTAATATATATAAATATACTTTATGATATAAAGTTATGGATACTTTTAGTTATTGGATATTTTTTAATAACAGTACCAATAGCTTATTCATTTATGTATCAGTATGTGAGGGAGTTTCCAAAAGATATACTTGATTTAGCTAAGATAGATGCACTATCACCTTTTAAAACATTTATATTAGTAGAGTTTCCAATTTTAAAAAATGTTTTTTTAGGAACATATTTACAAATATTTGCAATAATTTTAGGTGAGTTTACAATTTCGTATTCAATGCAATTGGGAAGAGAGTTTCCAACAATAGCCTTGGTGAATTACTCACTATTTTCAGACAAAAAACTTTTAGAAGGGGCAGCACTATCATCTATAAATATAATAATAGTTGCGGTACTTTTTTATTTATCAAACAAAATTACAGAAAAAAATAATGGGGGAAAATAA
- a CDS encoding PD-(D/E)XK nuclease family protein — MKFEYISYGGSLIGGLKKDPSVVYIFSDYPLKNSQRKESRRNIFEPDPLYLTIDEFKNMAFKTDKIILSEAKRFVSLYNYMKKEFSELNMNNYFESIEFSDKFFKYYTELNRSLCEKNIELEEWQKKYFEIFHRFKEKYEVYLNERNYIPKDWVEDIKYLDLSNFKKYKKIVFVDIVNFTPLDKYILSKLEEFIEVTIRVQGDIGVFDEEKLELKDVYLPKAQKTELSILEVQDELELIGNLLDIMKMKNHMTNIFSPEADTNEYSKIFPNNFMRGSFYTLNDTKFFKFLNAQSELIGAMEPRMDNLIPIKKFLAGIKNLEMQDYYEITKEDMEYIYNQMDWDYKYIGEEGNEKISAIYSDILRVSKIQSIDKFIEYFNELLSLDMFREKIYKDFYDKLQEYMGYAKTTEIMLEEKEIKSCFKNGGDILKFLLQYFNDVEIIRNDDSEGKYLIKPMENCKVIPSRESVFINLSTRYLPRVKRDSLYLTEKQKKENGFTYYEKERKEEKYRFYQGLLKNRYNTIIYIKNENSGEGVSPILSEVLNRYKINRLEKTIYSEDILEQLLRFKSQDIQEFFQNPLMKDREDFKNRQLSLGPYDYDILIKCEYRFYLRKLNGLNSFEKEDAIGTSLKFLGTYVHEVFEKLTDKMWKKILNVSDYSITTEEVEELLYKSFYANRKRIPIYLDNYFTGILIPRFTRNIIKFYKEIEDQYIEKKVKRIESEKNSKKEPFLKGDVEVTLNGRVDLVIETTTNNHIIDFKTGSKIDNQLDFYSIMLYGDENSALKSIYNAFDGNMETQDKTKLTREILKENLIEFFKEKEYSLSEKKSGCQYCEYGEICRREF; from the coding sequence ATGAAATTTGAATATATAAGTTATGGAGGATCTTTAATTGGAGGATTAAAAAAAGATCCTTCAGTTGTGTATATATTTTCTGACTATCCACTAAAAAATAGTCAGAGAAAAGAGAGTAGAAGAAATATATTTGAGCCAGATCCTCTTTATTTAACAATAGATGAATTTAAAAATATGGCATTTAAAACAGACAAAATAATTTTGAGTGAAGCAAAAAGATTTGTTAGTCTTTATAACTACATGAAAAAAGAGTTTTCAGAGCTAAATATGAATAATTATTTTGAATCTATTGAGTTTTCAGATAAGTTTTTTAAATACTACACAGAACTAAATAGAAGTTTGTGTGAAAAAAATATTGAGTTGGAAGAGTGGCAAAAAAAATATTTTGAGATTTTTCATAGGTTTAAAGAAAAATATGAAGTGTATTTAAATGAAAGAAACTATATTCCTAAAGATTGGGTTGAGGATATAAAATATTTAGATTTATCTAACTTTAAAAAATATAAAAAAATTGTATTTGTTGATATAGTAAACTTTACTCCTTTAGATAAATATATTTTATCAAAATTAGAGGAGTTTATTGAAGTTACAATTAGAGTTCAAGGGGATATTGGTGTTTTTGATGAGGAAAAATTAGAGCTAAAAGATGTATATTTACCAAAAGCTCAAAAGACAGAACTTTCTATTTTAGAAGTTCAAGATGAACTAGAGTTAATTGGAAATCTATTAGATATTATGAAAATGAAAAATCATATGACTAACATTTTTTCACCAGAGGCTGATACAAATGAGTATTCTAAAATTTTTCCAAATAACTTTATGAGAGGGAGTTTTTATACTTTAAATGATACAAAGTTTTTTAAATTTTTAAACGCTCAAAGTGAACTAATAGGAGCTATGGAACCTCGTATGGATAACCTTATTCCGATAAAGAAATTTTTAGCAGGAATTAAAAATCTTGAGATGCAAGATTACTATGAGATAACAAAAGAAGATATGGAATATATTTATAATCAGATGGATTGGGATTATAAATATATTGGTGAAGAAGGTAATGAAAAAATATCCGCAATCTATTCAGATATTTTAAGAGTATCGAAAATTCAAAGTATTGATAAATTTATAGAATATTTTAATGAACTATTATCTTTAGATATGTTTAGAGAGAAAATATATAAAGATTTTTATGATAAATTACAAGAGTATATGGGATATGCTAAAACAACTGAGATAATGTTAGAAGAGAAAGAGATTAAAAGTTGTTTTAAAAATGGTGGAGATATTTTAAAATTTTTACTTCAATATTTTAATGATGTTGAAATTATAAGAAATGATGATAGTGAAGGAAAGTATCTAATAAAACCAATGGAAAATTGTAAGGTTATACCATCTAGAGAATCTGTATTTATAAATTTAAGTACAAGGTATTTGCCTAGAGTAAAAAGAGACTCTCTTTATTTAACAGAAAAGCAAAAGAAAGAAAATGGTTTTACTTATTATGAAAAAGAGAGAAAAGAGGAAAAATATAGATTTTATCAGGGGCTCTTAAAAAATAGATATAACACAATAATATATATAAAAAATGAAAACAGTGGAGAGGGAGTATCTCCAATACTGTCAGAAGTTTTAAATAGATATAAAATAAATAGATTGGAAAAGACTATTTATAGTGAAGATATTTTAGAACAACTTTTAAGATTTAAATCTCAAGATATTCAAGAGTTTTTCCAAAATCCTTTGATGAAAGATAGAGAAGATTTTAAAAATAGACAATTAAGTTTAGGACCATATGACTATGATATTTTAATAAAATGTGAATATAGATTCTATTTAAGGAAACTTAATGGATTAAATTCTTTTGAAAAAGAGGATGCAATAGGGACTTCATTGAAATTTTTAGGAACATATGTTCATGAAGTATTTGAGAAGTTAACAGATAAAATGTGGAAGAAAATACTTAATGTTTCAGATTATTCTATAACTACTGAAGAAGTAGAAGAACTTTTATATAAAAGTTTTTATGCCAACAGAAAGAGAATACCCATATATTTAGATAACTATTTTACTGGAATATTGATACCTCGTTTTACAAGAAATATTATAAAATTCTATAAAGAGATTGAAGATCAATACATAGAAAAGAAAGTTAAACGTATAGAGAGTGAGAAAAACAGTAAGAAAGAACCGTTTTTAAAAGGTGATGTAGAAGTAACTTTAAACGGAAGAGTAGACCTTGTAATAGAAACAACAACTAACAATCACATTATAGATTTTAAAACTGGAAGTAAAATTGATAACCAGTTAGATTTCTATTCTATTATGTTATATGGAGATGAGAACTCGGCACTTAAATCAATATATAATGCTTTTGATGGAAATATGGAAACTCAAGATAAAACTAAGTTAACAAGAGAGATTTTAAAAGAGAATTTAATTGAGTTTTTCAAAGAGAAAGAATATTCTCTAAGTGAAAAGAAAAGTGGATGTCAGTATTGTGAATATGGAGAGATTTGTAGGAGGGAGTTTTAA
- a CDS encoding HdeD family acid-resistance protein has protein sequence MQEFNKKIFTYLLVTGILFSLVGIFGVFSPTIFSIYLVDILAAFFLVSGVKNFTKGFQFRKVPNFHWGLYIFIGVLEVVISLSLFSTPFSSQIFMIIYAGIFMIFKGIFIVLNILFNRKIFPSLVDFSLGSGIIDLLFGILLVALPFFSQQFIFLCIAWYILFSGANLILSAFYFKRSQ, from the coding sequence ATGCAAGAATTTAATAAGAAAATTTTTACATATCTTTTAGTTACGGGGATTTTATTTAGTTTAGTTGGTATTTTCGGAGTTTTCAGTCCAACAATATTTTCTATATACCTTGTTGACATTTTAGCAGCATTCTTTTTAGTTAGTGGAGTTAAAAACTTTACAAAAGGTTTTCAATTTAGAAAAGTTCCTAACTTTCACTGGGGACTTTACATCTTTATAGGTGTTTTAGAGGTTGTGATCTCTTTATCTCTATTTAGTACTCCATTTAGTAGCCAAATCTTTATGATTATATATGCTGGTATATTTATGATTTTCAAAGGTATATTTATTGTGCTAAATATTTTATTTAACAGAAAAATATTTCCTAGCTTAGTTGATTTTAGTTTAGGATCTGGAATTATAGATTTACTGTTTGGTATTCTTTTAGTTGCATTACCATTCTTCTCACAACAGTTTATCTTCTTATGTATAGCTTGGTACATTTTATTTAGTGGAGCTAACTTAATTTTATCAGCATTTTATTTTAAAAGATCACAGTAA
- a CDS encoding S66 peptidase family protein, producing MRKLKKGDTIGLVAPANCVDKEKLQSAVENLEKLGYKIKLGKSVENEWYSFAGKDEERAKDINDFFKDTTVDGIMCVRGGYGGIRILSMLDYETIKNNKKPFIGYSDITSLHMAFLTKCQLKTFHGPMAVSNFSGDYNLKTLEDFFKVMDTEKDYFIDNFQEELYFYNNLKVTGELVGGNLAVLISNIGTEYDLDYNNKILFLEDIGESTYKIDRMLWHLKNAGIFDKVAGIILGDFANCEKSSENDLPLKEVFNIHFKDMKKPVCYNLKSGHCTPMLTLEFGKVIEIDGKKKTLLVKK from the coding sequence ATGAGAAAATTAAAAAAGGGTGATACAATTGGTTTGGTAGCTCCAGCTAATTGTGTTGATAAAGAAAAACTTCAAAGTGCAGTGGAAAATTTAGAAAAGTTAGGATATAAAATTAAACTTGGAAAAAGTGTGGAAAATGAATGGTACTCTTTTGCAGGAAAAGATGAAGAGAGAGCAAAAGATATCAATGATTTTTTTAAAGATACAACAGTTGATGGAATTATGTGTGTAAGAGGTGGATATGGAGGTATTAGAATTTTATCTATGCTAGATTATGAAACCATTAAAAATAATAAAAAGCCTTTTATAGGTTATAGTGATATTACATCATTACACATGGCGTTTTTAACAAAGTGTCAGTTAAAAACCTTTCATGGACCAATGGCAGTGAGTAACTTTTCAGGAGATTATAATTTAAAAACTTTAGAAGATTTTTTTAAAGTTATGGATACTGAAAAAGACTATTTTATAGATAATTTTCAAGAAGAGTTATATTTTTATAACAATCTTAAAGTCACTGGAGAACTTGTTGGTGGAAATTTAGCAGTTTTAATATCTAACATAGGTACTGAATATGATTTAGATTATAACAATAAAATTTTATTTTTAGAAGATATTGGTGAATCAACTTATAAAATTGATAGAATGCTATGGCATTTGAAAAATGCTGGAATTTTTGATAAAGTTGCAGGAATAATTTTAGGTGATTTTGCTAACTGTGAAAAATCAAGTGAAAATGATTTGCCTTTAAAAGAGGTTTTTAATATTCACTTTAAAGATATGAAGAAACCAGTTTGTTATAATTTAAAATCAGGACACTGTACTCCAATGTTAACATTAGAGTTTGGAAAAGTTATAGAGATAGATGGTAAGAAAAAAACTTTATTAGTAAAAAAATAA
- a CDS encoding spore maturation protein: MFTVIMEKISVYAIPVIILFIVSYAYFVKKVKVYEVFCDGAKEGFSTAIRIIPFLVAMLVAIGIFRSSGAIDVIIKYINPVLEFIGMPGEVLPMAIMRPLSGGGSTGILNDIFITHGPDSMIGRMASVMMGSTETTFYVLAVYFGAVSIRKTRHAVVAGLLADIAGILAAVWICNLMFS, encoded by the coding sequence ATGTTTACAGTTATAATGGAAAAAATATCAGTATATGCGATTCCTGTAATCATCTTATTTATTGTTTCATATGCTTATTTTGTAAAAAAAGTAAAAGTTTACGAGGTGTTTTGTGATGGAGCTAAAGAGGGTTTTTCAACTGCAATTAGAATAATTCCTTTCTTAGTGGCAATGTTAGTGGCAATTGGAATTTTTAGAAGTTCTGGAGCAATTGATGTAATTATAAAATATATAAATCCAGTTTTAGAGTTTATAGGTATGCCTGGAGAAGTATTACCAATGGCAATAATGAGACCTTTATCTGGAGGAGGTTCTACAGGTATATTAAACGATATTTTTATAACTCACGGACCAGATTCAATGATAGGAAGAATGGCTTCAGTTATGATGGGATCAACAGAAACAACATTTTATGTTCTAGCAGTTTATTTTGGAGCAGTAAGTATTAGAAAAACAAGACACGCTGTTGTAGCCGGACTTTTAGCTGATATAGCTGGAATCTTAGCAGCAGTATGGATTTGTAATCTTATGTTCAGTTAG